The following proteins come from a genomic window of Corynebacterium hansenii:
- a CDS encoding SMI1/KNR4 family protein, whose protein sequence is MTIEQSWETIVSVVPANPPATDEDLAHVAEVIGAPLPDDIVASLKIHDGIDVETVNDAMREGKELPFGGWIMSCRDIATDWAGWKGVYDAENDEWNDRWWTPNLVPLVSDGGGNSVCVDLTTGQLMNMDHELGPLEYEFKTWAEYLAAVAANAESGAEVAVYWT, encoded by the coding sequence ATGACCATCGAACAGTCTTGGGAGACCATCGTCTCCGTCGTCCCCGCCAACCCGCCCGCCACCGACGAGGACCTCGCCCACGTCGCCGAGGTCATCGGGGCACCGCTTCCCGACGACATCGTCGCCTCGCTGAAAATCCACGACGGCATCGATGTCGAGACGGTCAACGACGCCATGCGCGAGGGGAAGGAATTGCCTTTCGGCGGCTGGATCATGTCGTGCAGGGATATCGCCACGGACTGGGCCGGGTGGAAGGGCGTGTACGACGCCGAGAACGACGAGTGGAACGACCGGTGGTGGACGCCGAACCTCGTGCCGCTGGTGTCGGACGGAGGGGGAAATTCCGTGTGCGTCGACCTCACGACCGGCCAACTGATGAACATGGACCACGAGTTGGGGCCCTTGGAGTACGAATTCAAGACGTGGGCGGAATACCTGGCGGCCGTCGCCGCGAACGCCGAATCCGGCGCCGAGGTTGCCGTCTACTGGACGTAG
- a CDS encoding SMI1/KNR4 family protein codes for MTESNANAQDPVARVNAAWDRIEGLLPEDAFGPAASHEDLDDLEKQLGVTLPDDVRASWSRHGSMEGPPWDGGWIQPPAKIISDWRMWTETEADGGFEGFVEDAEDNADSEGKWFHEAWIPLVHDHGGNHICLDTRTGRYVDMDHEYGSSFLRYTDWAGYLEHTAGMLETKGRPSEH; via the coding sequence ATGACCGAAAGCAACGCCAACGCACAAGACCCCGTCGCCCGCGTCAACGCCGCGTGGGACCGCATCGAGGGGCTGCTCCCCGAGGACGCGTTCGGGCCGGCCGCCTCCCACGAGGACCTCGACGACCTGGAGAAGCAGTTGGGCGTGACCCTGCCCGACGACGTCCGCGCCTCGTGGTCGCGCCATGGCTCGATGGAGGGGCCGCCGTGGGACGGAGGCTGGATCCAGCCGCCCGCGAAGATCATCTCCGACTGGCGGATGTGGACCGAAACCGAGGCCGACGGCGGCTTCGAGGGCTTCGTCGAAGATGCGGAGGACAACGCCGACTCCGAGGGCAAGTGGTTCCACGAGGCGTGGATCCCCCTCGTCCACGACCACGGCGGCAACCACATCTGTCTGGACACCCGCACCGGCCGGTACGTCGACATGGACCACGAGTACGGCTCGTCGTTCCTGCGCTACACCGATTGGGCGGGCTACCTCGAGCACACCGCCGGGATGCTGGAGACGAAGGGCCGCCCGTCGGAGCATTGA
- a CDS encoding META domain-containing protein, which translates to MALRRRRAAGSAGEIGMTRRAFAVGAALVVVAAVAAGVAWAMGAFRGPEPITGVDWHLESDRRASFRIDGTELKGTDSCNRIFGDASVSEGEPMVIEFGVLASTRMACPDGVDTQEAMRVALEGRRLVERPDEGTIVLVDEATGNSWRFVK; encoded by the coding sequence ATGGCTTTGCGACGGCGCCGGGCTGCGGGTTCGGCGGGGGAGATCGGCATGACGCGCCGGGCGTTCGCCGTGGGCGCCGCGCTCGTCGTCGTCGCCGCAGTCGCCGCGGGGGTTGCGTGGGCGATGGGGGCGTTCCGCGGGCCCGAGCCGATCACCGGAGTGGATTGGCACCTCGAGTCGGATCGGCGGGCGAGTTTCCGCATCGACGGCACCGAGCTGAAGGGCACGGATTCGTGCAACCGAATCTTCGGCGACGCGTCGGTGTCCGAGGGGGAGCCGATGGTCATCGAGTTCGGCGTGCTCGCTTCGACGCGGATGGCCTGCCCCGACGGCGTGGACACGCAGGAAGCGATGCGGGTGGCGTTGGAGGGGCGGCGGCTGGTCGAGCGCCCCGATGAGGGGACGATCGTGCTGGTCGACGAAGCGACAGGCAACAGCTGGCGGTTCGTGAAGTAG
- the pepN gene encoding aminopeptidase N, translating to MTSTNLTQTEAADRAAMLEVSHYDISLDVTGAPGTTSAPGDETFRSITTVTLTAKTAGETFLDLRNADVRSVTVDGADVTDAACGGSKELYDDERGLLLNLTEGGHEVVVDADCRYTTTGEGLHRFIDPADEQTYLYSQFETADAKRVFACFDQPDLKATYSMDVTAPGDWTIVSNSEPEVSDVAPGEGEVPPLDGPAARVHRFRVDVPLSTYLIAFCAGPWHEVRDEWAGTVAKHPETPASHQPDGELTIPLGLYCRASIAEHLDAERLFRETKEGFDWYAANFGEPYPFGKYDQIFCPEYNMGAMENAGAVTIRDEYVFRSRTTGYLYERRNETILHEMAHMWFGDLVTMRWWDDLWLNESFATWSACASQAAVSEYRGAWTTFANVEKAWAYQQDQLPSTHPIAADASDIDTVDQNFDGITYAKGASVLKQLVAYVGEDAFLAGARLHFARHRFGNATFDDLLAALSEASGRDLSGWADQWLTTTGINTLAAEFTTRKGDGSGAGDGGAGGEAANAAHGGEVYDAFAIRQSGAEPGAGELRDHRVAVGVYALEDGVLRRTHRVEVDVRGEVTEVPEMAGVPAGDVVLVNDDDLSYCFMELDPASRTALIDHIGAFEDPMPRTLAWSTMWEMTRAAKVRARDFVDLVLRGAPAEDQISVLERVLAQAVTAVERYAAVEWVDEGRRRLGAGLLDHARAAEAGSDAQLAFVNALAMLPADGAGSLDVFRAILDGAPEKVGLEGLTVDEDMTWKALTVLVAAGDKAADDVAAAEQADQSALGAQSAAKARAAIPAADNKVRVWNSCTATGAAAPSNLMLRSMMAGFTAPGADELLRDFTDRYFAEAPGWWGAHSSETAQRMLDGLYPHWEVSQAGLDKASRLLDDDSVPAPVKRIVAENRHRVQRALAARECDRSAPEA from the coding sequence ATGACTTCCACGAACCTGACGCAGACCGAGGCCGCCGACCGCGCGGCCATGCTCGAGGTGTCCCACTACGACATCTCCCTCGACGTCACCGGCGCCCCCGGCACCACCTCCGCCCCGGGCGACGAGACGTTCCGGTCGATCACCACCGTCACCCTGACCGCGAAGACCGCCGGCGAGACCTTCCTCGACCTCCGCAACGCCGACGTCCGCTCCGTCACCGTCGACGGCGCCGACGTCACGGACGCCGCCTGCGGCGGCTCCAAGGAGCTTTACGACGACGAACGCGGTCTGCTGCTGAACCTGACCGAGGGCGGGCACGAAGTCGTGGTCGACGCCGACTGCCGCTACACCACCACCGGCGAGGGCCTGCACCGCTTCATCGACCCCGCCGACGAGCAGACGTATCTTTACTCCCAGTTCGAGACGGCCGACGCCAAGCGCGTGTTCGCCTGCTTCGACCAGCCGGACCTGAAGGCCACGTACTCGATGGACGTCACCGCCCCCGGCGACTGGACCATCGTGTCCAACTCCGAGCCGGAGGTCTCCGACGTCGCGCCCGGCGAGGGCGAGGTTCCCCCGCTGGACGGCCCGGCGGCCCGCGTCCACCGCTTCCGCGTGGATGTCCCGCTGTCGACGTACCTCATCGCGTTCTGCGCCGGTCCGTGGCACGAGGTCCGTGACGAATGGGCGGGCACCGTCGCCAAGCATCCCGAAACCCCCGCATCGCACCAGCCCGACGGCGAGCTGACCATCCCCCTGGGCCTGTACTGCCGCGCCTCCATCGCCGAGCACCTCGACGCCGAGCGGCTGTTCCGCGAGACCAAGGAGGGCTTCGACTGGTACGCCGCCAACTTCGGCGAGCCGTACCCCTTCGGCAAGTACGACCAGATCTTCTGCCCCGAGTACAACATGGGCGCCATGGAGAACGCCGGCGCGGTGACCATCCGCGACGAGTACGTCTTCCGCTCCCGCACCACCGGCTACCTGTACGAACGGCGCAACGAGACCATCCTCCACGAGATGGCGCACATGTGGTTCGGCGACCTGGTGACCATGCGGTGGTGGGACGACCTGTGGCTCAACGAGTCCTTCGCCACCTGGTCGGCGTGCGCGTCGCAGGCCGCGGTCAGCGAGTACCGCGGCGCCTGGACCACCTTCGCCAACGTGGAGAAGGCGTGGGCCTACCAGCAGGACCAGCTGCCGTCGACGCACCCGATCGCCGCGGACGCCTCCGACATCGACACCGTCGACCAGAACTTCGACGGCATCACGTACGCCAAGGGCGCGTCGGTGCTCAAGCAGCTGGTGGCCTACGTCGGCGAGGACGCGTTCCTGGCCGGCGCGCGGCTGCACTTCGCCCGCCACCGCTTCGGCAACGCCACCTTCGACGACCTGCTCGCCGCGCTGTCGGAGGCGTCGGGCCGCGACCTGTCCGGGTGGGCGGACCAGTGGCTGACCACGACGGGCATCAACACCCTGGCGGCGGAGTTCACCACCCGGAAGGGCGACGGCAGCGGGGCCGGGGATGGCGGGGCCGGCGGCGAGGCCGCCAACGCAGCGCACGGCGGCGAGGTCTACGACGCCTTCGCCATCCGCCAGTCCGGCGCCGAGCCGGGCGCGGGCGAGCTGCGCGACCACCGCGTCGCCGTCGGCGTCTACGCCCTCGAGGATGGCGTGCTGCGCCGCACCCACCGCGTGGAGGTCGATGTCAGGGGCGAGGTCACCGAGGTCCCGGAGATGGCCGGGGTGCCGGCGGGCGACGTGGTCCTGGTCAACGACGACGACCTGAGCTACTGCTTCATGGAGCTCGACCCGGCGTCGCGGACGGCGCTGATCGACCACATCGGCGCCTTCGAGGACCCGATGCCGCGGACGCTGGCGTGGTCGACGATGTGGGAGATGACCCGCGCCGCGAAGGTCCGGGCCCGCGACTTCGTGGATCTGGTGCTGCGCGGCGCCCCCGCCGAGGACCAGATTTCGGTGCTCGAGCGCGTGCTGGCGCAGGCCGTCACCGCCGTGGAGCGCTACGCCGCCGTCGAGTGGGTGGATGAAGGCCGCCGCCGGCTCGGCGCCGGGCTGCTCGACCACGCCCGCGCGGCGGAGGCCGGTTCCGATGCGCAGCTGGCCTTCGTCAACGCGCTGGCCATGCTGCCCGCCGACGGCGCCGGTTCCCTCGACGTCTTCCGCGCGATCCTCGACGGCGCTCCGGAGAAGGTCGGCCTGGAGGGGCTGACCGTCGACGAGGACATGACGTGGAAGGCCCTGACCGTGCTGGTCGCCGCCGGCGACAAGGCCGCGGACGACGTCGCGGCGGCCGAGCAGGCGGACCAGTCGGCGTTGGGCGCGCAGTCCGCGGCGAAGGCCCGGGCGGCGATCCCGGCGGCGGACAACAAGGTCCGCGTGTGGAACTCGTGCACGGCCACCGGCGCCGCCGCCCCGTCGAATCTGATGCTGCGGTCGATGATGGCGGGCTTCACCGCGCCCGGCGCCGACGAGCTGCTCCGCGATTTCACCGACCGCTACTTCGCCGAGGCCCCGGGCTGGTGGGGCGCGCATTCCTCCGAGACCGCGCAGCGCATGCTCGACGGCCTGTACCCGCATTGGGAGGTGTCGCAGGCGGGCCTGGACAAGGCTTCGCGGCTGCTTGACGACGACTCGGTGCCCGCCCCCGTCAAGCGCATCGTCGCGGAGAACCGTCACCGGGTGCAGCGTGCGCTGGCGGCGCGGGAGTGCGACCGCTCGGCGCCGGAGGCGTAG
- a CDS encoding cytochrome c oxidase assembly protein has translation MTATMTRPTHKVRGSLGWYVVFALVAGALAGALSLAFNMDSRATLGIPDPGVITTVGFPLAKAGGEMLAALAIGSFMLAAFGSRPRPDGTIDLDGWAAARTGRWAIFSWGAIAFLQIPLVLSDVSGQPLSTTISPQNWSVALDQVSEALAWLWVGIFAMAVAIGSSLTTKWIWQPVFFAVSLVSMMPLAVVSHNATGGNHDYGTNSYIWHLTFTVFWVGGLMALIGHARRRGEFMTEVASRYSFVALVAFVAMSVSGVINAAINVSWQDLFNNNYGILVVVKAFLIIILGLFGYMHRKVTIPQLDKDPNGPAFWRLAIVEVVVMAVAVGVAVALGRTPPPPNYSDQAGGEGLPPITQMEVKLGYQLEIPFGWEALFTQFRFDIFFGSAAIIAAWIYLYWLRKLRKRGGEWPISNTFWWLAGCAMLLFTSSSALGVYMPALFSVHMLAHMLYSMAIPVMLALGGPVTLALRALKPAGRKGLPGVREWLVAFINNPVSRFLTNPVVATAQFVAGFYLLYMTPLYDYLADEHAGHLFMNIHFLISGYIFYWVIIGVDAAPQQISPAVKLVSLMGSLPFHAWFGITLMQMQQILAEDYYRNLALPWEVDLLADQNVGGAVAWALGEVPMFIVMTALFVQWRRSDEKDAARYDRNAERDHDAELEAYNAMLAARSSQSMTDEEREYYTGTVDAEHEVHLGSAKDAGKQHHR, from the coding sequence ATGACTGCGACGATGACCCGACCGACCCACAAGGTCAGGGGATCCCTCGGCTGGTACGTGGTTTTCGCCCTGGTGGCAGGTGCGCTCGCGGGCGCGCTGTCGCTGGCGTTCAACATGGATTCGCGCGCGACGCTGGGCATCCCCGACCCGGGCGTGATCACCACGGTGGGCTTCCCGCTGGCGAAGGCCGGCGGCGAGATGCTCGCGGCGCTGGCGATCGGCTCGTTCATGTTGGCGGCGTTCGGTTCCCGCCCGCGGCCCGACGGCACGATCGACCTCGACGGTTGGGCGGCGGCGCGGACGGGCCGGTGGGCGATCTTCAGCTGGGGCGCCATCGCGTTCCTGCAGATCCCGCTTGTGCTTTCCGACGTTTCGGGTCAGCCGTTGTCGACCACCATCAGCCCGCAGAACTGGTCCGTCGCTCTCGACCAGGTCAGTGAGGCGCTGGCGTGGCTGTGGGTGGGCATCTTCGCCATGGCCGTGGCCATCGGGTCGTCGCTGACCACGAAGTGGATCTGGCAGCCGGTGTTCTTCGCGGTGTCGCTGGTGTCGATGATGCCGCTGGCCGTCGTCAGCCACAACGCCACCGGCGGCAACCACGACTACGGCACGAACTCCTACATCTGGCACCTGACGTTCACGGTGTTCTGGGTCGGCGGCCTGATGGCGCTGATCGGCCATGCGCGCCGCCGCGGCGAGTTCATGACGGAGGTCGCGTCGCGCTACAGCTTCGTCGCGCTGGTGGCGTTCGTGGCCATGAGCGTGTCGGGCGTCATCAACGCGGCCATCAACGTGTCGTGGCAGGACCTGTTCAACAACAACTACGGCATCCTCGTGGTGGTCAAGGCGTTCCTGATCATCATCCTGGGCCTGTTCGGCTACATGCACCGCAAGGTGACCATCCCGCAGCTGGACAAGGATCCCAACGGCCCGGCGTTCTGGCGCCTGGCCATCGTGGAGGTCGTGGTCATGGCCGTCGCGGTGGGCGTGGCCGTGGCGCTGGGCCGCACGCCCCCGCCGCCGAATTACTCGGACCAGGCCGGCGGCGAGGGCCTGCCGCCGATCACCCAGATGGAGGTCAAGCTCGGCTACCAGCTGGAGATCCCCTTCGGCTGGGAGGCGCTGTTCACGCAGTTCCGCTTCGACATCTTCTTCGGGTCGGCGGCGATCATCGCGGCGTGGATCTACCTGTACTGGCTGCGCAAGCTGCGCAAGCGCGGCGGCGAGTGGCCCATTTCCAACACCTTCTGGTGGCTGGCGGGCTGCGCGATGCTGCTGTTCACGTCGTCGTCGGCGCTGGGCGTGTACATGCCGGCGCTGTTCTCGGTGCACATGCTGGCGCACATGCTGTACTCGATGGCCATCCCGGTCATGCTGGCGCTGGGCGGCCCGGTGACGCTGGCGCTGCGCGCGCTGAAGCCCGCCGGCCGCAAGGGGCTTCCGGGCGTGCGCGAGTGGCTGGTGGCGTTCATCAACAACCCGGTGTCGCGGTTCCTGACCAACCCGGTGGTGGCCACGGCGCAGTTCGTCGCGGGCTTCTACCTGCTGTACATGACGCCGCTGTACGACTACCTGGCCGACGAGCACGCCGGCCACCTGTTCATGAACATCCACTTCCTGATCTCCGGCTACATCTTCTACTGGGTGATCATCGGCGTGGATGCCGCGCCGCAGCAGATCTCCCCGGCGGTGAAGCTGGTGTCGCTGATGGGTTCGTTGCCCTTCCACGCGTGGTTCGGCATCACGCTGATGCAGATGCAGCAGATCCTGGCGGAGGACTACTACCGCAATCTGGCGCTGCCGTGGGAGGTCGATCTGCTGGCCGACCAGAACGTCGGCGGCGCGGTGGCGTGGGCGCTGGGCGAGGTGCCCATGTTCATCGTCATGACGGCCCTGTTCGTCCAGTGGCGCCGCAGCGACGAGAAGGACGCGGCGCGCTACGACCGCAACGCCGAGCGCGACCACGATGCCGAGCTGGAGGCGTACAACGCCATGTTGGCGGCGCGTTCCAGCCAGAGCATGACCGATGAGGAGCGCGAGTACTACACCGGCACCGTCGACGCCGAGCACGAGGTGCACCTCGGTTCGGCGAAGGACGCCGGCAAGCAGCACCACAGGTAG
- a CDS encoding globin, protein MTNGQTPQAAPGGGQPQFSDFYREVGEETFAKIVHGFYVRVREDDILGPMYPAGDWEGAERRLRMFLEQYWGGPATYNVERGHPRLRMRHHPFVVDMAARDRWLELMSEALAEVSDEELPKPHRDAMWEHMVRVADMLINTPA, encoded by the coding sequence ATGACCAACGGCCAGACCCCTCAGGCAGCCCCCGGCGGCGGACAGCCGCAGTTCAGCGATTTCTACCGCGAGGTCGGCGAGGAGACGTTCGCGAAGATCGTGCACGGCTTCTACGTGCGCGTCCGCGAGGACGACATCCTCGGGCCGATGTACCCGGCGGGTGATTGGGAGGGCGCCGAGCGGCGCCTGCGGATGTTCCTGGAGCAGTATTGGGGCGGCCCGGCCACGTACAACGTGGAGCGGGGCCATCCGCGGCTGCGGATGCGCCATCACCCGTTCGTGGTGGACATGGCGGCCCGCGACCGGTGGCTGGAGCTGATGTCCGAGGCGCTGGCCGAGGTCTCCGACGAGGAGCTGCCCAAGCCTCACCGGGACGCCATGTGGGAGCACATGGTGCGGGTGGCGGACATGCTCATCAACACGCCCGCCTGA
- a CDS encoding single-stranded DNA-binding protein, translating into MSEISVTIVGNITRKPEIKTTNTGKLVTRLRVASTRKRYVDERWVDGESAYIDVDCWGHLAQNAVNTFGKGDRVIAEGRLRTDEWEDEHGTKKSFTKVVADSVGPELRFATAVIHRTKTAGGRVAESERRAREAAELGAGGNGVGGNGGVGDGGAANGAGGNGGGGAVDGGPNGAQDGGHGAGETPGDEAHAFFPDEARAPELGEAAMAS; encoded by the coding sequence GTGTCCGAAATCAGCGTGACCATCGTCGGGAACATCACCAGGAAGCCGGAGATCAAGACCACCAACACGGGGAAGCTGGTGACGCGCCTGCGCGTCGCGTCGACCCGCAAGCGCTACGTCGACGAGCGGTGGGTCGACGGCGAAAGCGCGTACATCGACGTCGACTGTTGGGGGCATCTGGCGCAGAACGCGGTGAACACGTTCGGCAAGGGCGACCGAGTCATCGCCGAGGGGCGGCTGCGCACCGACGAGTGGGAGGACGAGCACGGCACGAAGAAGTCCTTCACCAAGGTCGTCGCCGATTCGGTCGGCCCGGAGCTGCGTTTCGCCACCGCCGTGATCCACCGGACCAAGACCGCCGGCGGGCGCGTGGCCGAAAGCGAGCGCCGGGCGCGGGAGGCCGCGGAGCTGGGTGCGGGCGGGAACGGCGTCGGAGGGAACGGAGGCGTCGGGGATGGCGGGGCCGCGAACGGAGCGGGCGGAAACGGCGGGGGCGGTGCGGTGGACGGCGGCCCGAATGGTGCGCAGGACGGCGGGCACGGGGCGGGGGAGACGCCCGGCGACGAGGCCCATGCGTTCTTCCCCGACGAGGCCCGCGCCCCGGAGCTCGGCGAGGCGGCGATGGCGTCGTAG
- a CDS encoding acyl-CoA thioesterase, with amino-acid sequence MPDTNAFLTTIPVRWSDFDQYGHVNNLAYLEYGQEARVAFARASVEGGGGKLGTVVRHAEIDYLRALLPDTREVLVETEIIAIGNTSYTIRQTIKDQHGHIAAVLTTVMVLFDLEESRARELTPSVRRVLGRFASPELTAGNGGGSGSGDGGSGGGGGDDAAAGDRDE; translated from the coding sequence ATGCCCGATACGAATGCGTTTCTGACCACCATCCCCGTGCGCTGGTCCGACTTCGACCAGTACGGGCACGTCAACAACCTGGCGTACCTCGAGTACGGGCAGGAAGCCCGGGTCGCCTTCGCGCGCGCGAGCGTCGAGGGCGGCGGCGGGAAACTGGGCACCGTGGTGCGCCACGCGGAGATCGACTACCTCCGCGCCCTGCTGCCCGACACCCGCGAGGTGCTCGTGGAAACCGAGATCATCGCCATCGGCAACACGTCCTACACGATCCGCCAGACGATCAAGGACCAGCACGGCCACATCGCGGCGGTGCTGACCACCGTCATGGTGCTGTTCGACCTCGAGGAGTCCCGCGCCCGCGAGCTGACGCCGTCGGTGCGCCGGGTGCTGGGGCGTTTCGCCTCGCCCGAGCTGACCGCCGGCAACGGCGGAGGCAGCGGCAGCGGCGACGGCGGTAGCGGCGGTGGCGGCGGGGACGATGCCGCCGCCGGTGACCGCGATGAATGA
- the ettA gene encoding energy-dependent translational throttle protein EttA, whose protein sequence is MAEFIYQMKNVRKAHGDKVILDNVTMAFYPGAKIGVVGPNGAGKSSILKIMAGLDQPSNGEAYLEPGATVGILLQEPPLNEEKTVRGNVEEGLGDIFEKKQRFEQIAEEMATNYTDELMEEMGKLQEELDAADAWEIDSKIEQAMDALRCPPGDEPVTHLSGGERRRVALAKLLLSEPDLLLLDEPTNHLDAESVLWLEQHLQKYPGAVLAVTHDRYFLDHVAGWICEVDRGKLYPYEGNYSTYLEQKAARLEVAGKKDAKLQKRLKDELAWVRSGQKARQAKNKARLERYEQMVEEAEQYKKLDFEEIQIPTPPRLGNQVVEVSNLEKGFDGRTLIKDLSFTLPRNGIVGVIGPNGVGKTTLFKTIVGLEEPDAGEVKVGQTVELSYVDQGRENIDGEKTVWEVVSDGLDYIHVGQNEMPSRAYLSAFGFKGADQQKPAKVLSGGERNRLNLALTLKQGGNLILLDEPTNDLDVETLSSLENALQQFPGCAVVISHDRWFLDRTCTHILAWEGNVEEGQWFWYEGNFEGYEKNKVERLGPEAARPSRVTHRKLTR, encoded by the coding sequence GTGGCTGAGTTCATCTACCAGATGAAGAACGTGCGCAAAGCGCACGGCGACAAGGTCATCCTCGACAACGTGACCATGGCGTTCTACCCGGGCGCCAAGATCGGTGTCGTGGGCCCCAACGGTGCGGGCAAGTCGTCGATCCTGAAGATCATGGCCGGCCTGGACCAGCCCTCCAACGGCGAGGCGTACCTCGAGCCGGGCGCCACCGTGGGCATCCTGCTGCAGGAGCCGCCGCTGAACGAGGAGAAGACCGTCCGCGGCAACGTCGAGGAGGGCCTCGGCGACATCTTCGAGAAGAAGCAGCGCTTCGAGCAGATCGCCGAGGAAATGGCGACCAACTACACCGATGAGCTGATGGAGGAGATGGGCAAGCTCCAGGAGGAGCTCGACGCCGCCGACGCCTGGGAGATCGACTCCAAGATCGAGCAGGCCATGGACGCCCTGCGCTGCCCGCCCGGCGACGAGCCCGTCACCCACCTCTCCGGCGGCGAGCGCCGCCGCGTGGCCCTGGCCAAGCTGCTGCTGAGCGAGCCCGACCTGCTGCTGCTCGACGAGCCCACCAACCACCTCGACGCCGAGTCGGTGCTGTGGCTGGAGCAGCACCTGCAGAAGTACCCCGGCGCCGTGCTGGCCGTGACCCACGACCGTTACTTCCTGGACCACGTCGCCGGCTGGATCTGCGAGGTCGACCGCGGCAAGCTGTACCCCTACGAGGGCAACTACTCCACCTACCTGGAGCAGAAGGCCGCCCGACTGGAGGTCGCCGGCAAGAAGGACGCCAAGCTGCAGAAGCGCCTGAAGGACGAGCTGGCGTGGGTCCGCTCCGGCCAGAAGGCCCGCCAGGCCAAGAACAAGGCCCGCCTCGAGCGCTACGAGCAGATGGTGGAGGAAGCCGAGCAGTACAAGAAGCTCGACTTCGAGGAGATCCAGATCCCGACCCCGCCGCGCCTGGGCAACCAGGTCGTCGAGGTGTCGAACCTGGAGAAGGGCTTCGACGGCCGCACGTTGATCAAGGACCTGTCGTTCACGCTGCCGCGCAACGGCATCGTCGGCGTCATCGGCCCCAACGGCGTGGGCAAGACCACCCTGTTCAAGACCATCGTCGGGCTGGAGGAGCCGGACGCCGGCGAGGTGAAGGTCGGCCAGACCGTCGAGCTGAGCTACGTCGACCAGGGCCGCGAGAACATCGACGGCGAGAAGACCGTGTGGGAGGTCGTCTCCGACGGCCTGGACTACATCCACGTCGGCCAGAACGAGATGCCGTCGCGCGCGTACCTGTCGGCCTTCGGGTTCAAGGGCGCCGACCAGCAGAAGCCGGCGAAGGTGCTGTCCGGCGGCGAGCGCAACCGCCTGAACCTGGCGCTGACCCTCAAGCAGGGCGGCAACCTGATCCTGCTGGACGAGCCGACCAACGACCTCGACGTCGAGACCCTGTCCTCGCTGGAGAACGCCCTGCAGCAGTTCCCGGGCTGCGCCGTGGTCATTTCCCACGACCGCTGGTTCCTGGACCGCACCTGCACCCACATCCTCGCGTGGGAGGGCAACGTCGAAGAAGGCCAGTGGTTCTGGTACGAAGGCAACTTCGAAGGCTACGAGAAGAACAAGGTCGAGCGCCTCGGCCCCGAGGCCGCCCGTCCGTCGCGCGTCACGCACCGCAAGCTGACGCGCTGA
- a CDS encoding mycothiol-dependent nitroreductase Rv2466c family protein: MTSRDTVTFWFDVSCPFCWITSRWIKEVEKVRDIDVTWKPMSLSVLNEGRDELPEDYKRMMVANWGPARVFAAVAAEDGEDVLDALYTEMGTRIHDGGQGGKDTADGYDDIIRESLAAVGLPAERFDAAHSDRYDAKLREYHAGAMDAVGDDVGTPVVKLGDTAFFGPVLTRIPRGEEAGTIFDGAIALAGYPHFFELKRSRTESPEFD, encoded by the coding sequence ATGACCTCCCGTGACACCGTGACCTTCTGGTTCGACGTCTCCTGCCCCTTCTGCTGGATCACCTCCCGGTGGATCAAGGAGGTGGAGAAGGTCCGCGACATCGACGTCACGTGGAAGCCGATGAGCCTGTCGGTGCTCAACGAGGGCCGCGACGAACTGCCCGAGGACTACAAGCGGATGATGGTGGCCAACTGGGGGCCGGCCCGCGTGTTCGCCGCGGTCGCGGCGGAGGACGGCGAGGACGTGCTCGACGCGCTCTACACCGAGATGGGCACCCGTATCCACGACGGCGGCCAGGGCGGCAAGGACACCGCCGACGGCTACGACGACATCATCCGCGAGTCGCTGGCCGCCGTGGGCCTGCCCGCCGAGCGCTTCGACGCCGCGCATTCCGACCGGTACGACGCGAAGCTGCGCGAGTACCACGCCGGCGCGATGGACGCCGTCGGCGATGACGTGGGCACCCCGGTGGTCAAGCTCGGCGACACCGCGTTCTTCGGCCCGGTGCTGACGCGCATCCCCCGCGGCGAGGAGGCCGGCACCATCTTCGACGGCGCCATCGCTCTGGCCGGGTACCCGCATTTCTTCGAGTTGAAGCGCTCGCGCACCGAGTCGCCCGAGTTCGATTAG